TGCTGCTTATTCCTGCTTAGGACTCTCCAAAACAACTAACCAAGTGCCAGCGTGTCAAAGTGTAGTATACTCATAGTGCTTGTCCAAAAGCTCTGATAAATGGGAGGGTTTCATCAGAAAAATTGcaaaatctgtgccaaatcaaacatgggGATCTTTCCATTGTAGTGATCCCTTTGGGGTGGGGGGAGCAGCTGGAAGTGCTGTTCCAAAGAACTCACAAAAATGCAGGAAAGACATGCAGTCATAATCATGCACCATATCCATGCCCCGTTTCTCACCTGCTTCCCTGTGTTTGCACTTATACTTGAACATATTTGCCAACAAGTCCATACACTTCTTTAAGCCACTGATACTGGCTTACAGATTTATTCCTAttaagttaaataaatatttgttcTCTCTTTATTCTTCTTTGCTGTGGCCTTTGAGTCAGTCATAACAGCGACCAGGGTGCAACATGGAGCTGACATAGTTAGCTGCCATCACATTAATGAAAAGCAGAGCATGGCTGACAGTGGGTGACAGGGGTCATAACTACAGTAGTACCCGAACAGCTAAGTCCAATTAGGTTCAAAACCAAAAGAGCGGTATGGTTCAGTTATATTAGATATCTGAAAGTACATTTTTGTGCTGCTTCTAAATAATATTATTCTAGTTACACAGGACCTTTAGTCACATTTAGATACTCCCCAGCAAGGAAATAAAGGaggccaaaaataacaaacattatgaccccaaaaaacacactgtATTCTTCGACTGACTCACTCTACACAGCCCTTCCAACTCTGGGGACAAAAAGCTATGGAGTATTCAAACTAAACACGAAAAACTGACACATACTGTTGAGActgcacttcttttttcttataGTGAGTTTCACTGATCTAGCCTACTTcggatcaaagtgggctgtgtgtggcccacaatgtaaaatgagtttgacatccctggtcTAAACAAATAAACTCCTTTCTCATGTTCGTTCTCTCTTTCTTACGTGCACACATGCTTTTGAAAATCCCTCTGGGAgagcacatttttttgtttaactGGAGCAGTTCTTGGAAGCTGTGACTCAGGTTTCTCTCACATTATAGATTTATTAATAATCACTAAATACACATTTTCATGGAGATATCTTTAATTGAGAAAAGACTGAAATTCCATGGTTGTATGCATGTATGCTACATGCACACAGTTACTGAGTGAACCTGAACTAGTTACTTAACCTAACATGAATGATGACGCTTGTCAAATGCGCTCGGACACACCGCATGGCTCACACACTGTGAGTAAACCCTAATTCTGTCTCAGTATTATCCTTACCTGGATGGATTTGTGATTTAATTGATACTGCAGAATGGCTTCACACAGGTTCCAGAATGAGTACTCTGGCCACAGAACGGACTGAAATACGAGGCAGGAGTGAGAGGTCTGCAGAAAGAGCACATACGAAAACCAATACAAGTTTACAGGGTATCTGAGgaaaaactggaagaaaaaaataaagcttttaCAATTTGTGCTGTTACCCAGTCATTAGGTTAATACTGGCTTTCAGCGATTGCACCCCCAAACTGGAAGGGAGACTTGTCACAGGCTTTAAggaatttagaaagaaaatcttACATGCAAATAAATCACtaaagatatatatagagagagataagTCAGAGGAGATACAAAGAATTCTCTCCAACTCAGTTTCAGCTGTTCAAGaccatttttttcttgtaaaacccAAGTACTTACCATCCCTGATGATCACTAGATAAAAACACTGATAGTGAATTAAATATAAACTGTACCCATACAATGAAACACTCATCACAGATTTGTTTATTTAGGCATCACACAGTTTTGCTGGATTATTTTCACAAACAGACAGCTTTGTTCATGTTTGAAGGTTAACGTCATGAGTGACCAATACATGCTGCAAAACAAGTCCAACCACCAGCGTTACTCTCTTCttaattcacacacacaaaaaaaaatattactcaTCATCTCTTTCCTGCGATAAAAGGGGTTGGAATAAAACACACTTGTTTATTAAAAGACCAGATTTAAATAAAGTAGTACATCTCAATACTTGAGCAGTATTCAGATTGTAGTTTGGAGCCAGGAAAAACCCTGCTCCTAAATCATCATGATCCCTAAACACTCAACCAAGCATAAATCTAAATCCTACTTTGCTGTTTTCATAGTTTCATAGAAAAACAGTCATCTTCAAGGGTAAATCAATTCAAGTTTATATATGCAGCACGAGCTGGCAACAACAGTCATTTCAATGGGCTTTATACTGCAACATTCTCAAATTAGGGACATCCTGACTGGAATTGTTCAAACAAACAATTCCTATGCAAATTATTGCAAATGACTGACTTCCAAGAACACCTGAGCATTTAAAATAAAGGCCAAGTTGGCTAAAACATTTGGATCAAGTGATTACTATTCTTATTAattataacaacaacaacacctcacTGAAGAGCTGAGGGTAGATTGGATagtttatgtgtatgtgttagaGTTGCTTAGAGAGATCAATAGGAGAGAATCGCAGGATGCTCCAAAAGAGTGATgttattctcctggaagaagtcccttgttgtgtactgtagcgttgtcctgttgaaaaactcAGTCGTTACCGCACAGATGAGGGCCCCAGTCATGAGggatgctctctgcaacatctggatAAAGCCAgggtttgacacccctgcacctcctgaagctccattattccatccatccattttcttctgcttatccgggccggtcgcaggggcagcagcccaagcagagaagcccagacctctctCCTAAGCCACCTCCTCCatcttgtccgggggaacacccaggcgttcccaggccagccgagagatataatctctccagcgtgtcctgggtctgccccggggcctcctcccggtaggacatgcccggaacacctcacccaggaggcgcccatgaggcatccttgtcagctgcccgaaccacctcaactggctcctttcgatgtggaggagcagcggctctactctgagcccctccagaatggccaaacttctcaccctatctctaagggagaggccagccacccttcggaggaagcccatttccgccgcttgtatccatGATCTctttctttcggtcactacccacagctcgtgaccataggtgagggtaggggcgtagattgaccggtaaattgagagcttcacttttacactcagctctctcttcaccacaacagaccggtacagcgtcTGCATCATTGGGGCCGCCATACCACTCCGTATGTCGATCTCCCGATCCCTTCTcccgtcactcgtgaacaagaccccgagatacttgaactcctccacttggggcaggaacttgtccctgacccggagtgggcattccacccttttccagctgaggaccatggcctcaaaTTTAAGAATCAGCACCATCAAAGTTacattttttctcatcagagaataaaactttcttccacctttcaATGTCTGTGTTTGGTGCTCTCTTGCAAAGTCCAAACAGTCAGTTCTGTGGCATTCAAGGAGATGAGGCCTTTGAAGACGTTTTTCGTTTTTGAAGctcttcagtctcagatgccgTCTGATGGTTACTGGGCTGCAGTCGGCACCAATAACGGCCTTAATTTGGGTCTTGGATCGTCCAGTGTCTTGACGGACAGCCAATTGGATCCTCAggctcagtgctggtgaaaTTTCTTTTGGGTCTTCAGCTTGACTTTTGTGTTCCATAACcctcaggatcatttaagaaattccaaatTACCATCTTACTGTGTCCCACCCCAGCAGCAGTTGCGCAATGTGAGAGAAcctgcttatgcagttcaacaacccGACTACGTTCAAAAAggttttcgttttgtttttgcctttgccatcagaacgtcacgacagtgtgactacctgacagaaaatgacaatgaatccacatttttgcacatatttggccttttaaaaggcatgtggtcctaaacttttgatcagctgtaaaacagcctgtttcagtttaagcgttgtttttaatcaattgcatgctcaaaaaaatgtttcgtctcactcccatttcttcttgttgcatatTGAAGCTCTAcctggaaccttgttaagatccgtcttgatgcattctcaatcatccaggaaagtaaatctccaaaagttgattctgttcatctggacgtagcgttttgtgggagaaacgtttcgtcactcatccaagtgacttcttcagtctcagctgactgcaggtttccccaatcttataaacagtacatttgcataatgactgaaaccagcccactgatgGAACAaagggctgtgaggtcagttccttaacctctggcgaagcggatgggacaacacagaagagctaccttgtcaggccaggactctgcagtctatttacacctacaggccagtggacactctttcaatgatgaggatgtacacatcctggacagggaggaacgctggtttgagcgctgagtcaaggaggccatttacgtgaaaagggaaagaccatctctgaatcgaggagggggcttaagggtacatctgtcaccatcttacaatgctgtgattgcagcctctctgtgaatggtactcatggccattgatcagcggtctttgatcagtgggttttggtcagtggttgttgatcaatggtcatgagaatttgcataattatgattaaggaactgacctcacagcccttTGTTCcatcagtgggctggtttcagtcattatgcaaatgtattgtttataagattggggaaacctgcagtcagctgagactgaagaagtcacttggatgagtgacgaaacatttctcccacaaaacgctatgtccagatgaacagaatcaacttttggagacttgTTAAGATCcgaccatgcaaaatatgattttttgccatttttcaaatggtcttaaacttttcatTGGGACTGTATATGATGAACTTCATTAGCTGTTGATGACACCTATCTCACTCTCACCTGCCAAAGAAGGAAGTCACTGAGGCGCACCTCTCCAGAGGTGCGGATGAGCAAATCAGGATTTGGCGAGTTATTGCTGTACAGACACTCACTTAGCAATGCCTCCGAAACATCACTGCacatcacagaaacacaaacagcttGTTAACACAATGGCTCTCCAGGACACCTTTCTATAGAGTATTTAACAAAGGATGACAAGATGAACTCATTGCGGTCTCGTTTACCTTCCTTTGATCAGGCCTTGCTCTACTCCCCATGCCATTTCCCTGACTGCATTGGTGATTTCATATCTTGATGTGTAGGCAAAACACACATTGACAAAACACCTACAAAACAAGAATTTGTAGTGCTGTGGTCACTTCTAATGTACAGGATATGACAGCACAGcgatgaatgaaaaaaaataagctACTAAGCATACTTATTGTGATTCCTGGTTGTGAACACGGCTTTGGCAATAAGCTGTTGAAGGTCAAGTGGCAGCATATTCAAGTCGCCCAGCACTCGGACACAAACACCATGCTTCTCCAGATTTtcactgcaaaacaaaacaggaagatATTTATAGGAAAAGCATGAAGATGAACAGGAAATACAGAAAGACTAGTCAGAATCCTGAAACTTGTCTGTCTGGATTTTCTAcccagaaaaaacacaaaggagACTCTAGAGAATTTTGAGTACTCAGTGTGTGCAGTGGACTTGAAATAGTCTGCTGtccagcactgtgcaaaagtggTTTGTCATAAGGATGTCAGTCgtaagaaaaataataacctTGTATCATAAACAGCCAGCAGCCTCATAATCAAGTTTGTCCAAATTTTGATAAACATAATACAACATCCAATAGAaggggatttttattttttttacactgttaAATTCTTTAGACAGGTTACTCAgataaaaaaaaggagcaaaATATGGCATTTGAACAAGTGAGCTACTTATACCACAGTCTTGTGTACAACAAATACAGACTAAAGGGCAACATTAAGCAATGGATTAGTCAACaagctctttgttttttttctccaaagtgAAGAAATAAGTCAGCTGTAAAATATTTCATACTTGTGTGGAAACATGGAGAAACGGTTAGCAGATTAACAGACCTCCACTTTAGCTTGAAAATGTATCTGCGGCAGTTATCAGctgcttaaataaataaataaatgaatagtaCATGCGCCACAATGACCACAgagtaaaatgaaaagaaaatccacGTTAGTTGACTAGTCTGAGCTTGACATATTGCACTACAGTGAAAAAGTAAGCACTATTTAAGAGACCAGTGGAAATAACAGACTCCCTATTTACCCTTGCTTCCTCTTGGCCATCCCACCATCAGCACACTGTCTCTGACTCAGTGTCTGATGCATTAgtaaatgtttctgtgtcaaCACCGTTGTTGTGTGaaccaaaagaaacaaacaaacaaaaaacaacagattTCCATCCAAGCCCACCCTAAAGGTGAACTCAAAGGATCTCGTGCCTCTGTTGGAAACAGGTCGTCAAAACTTGTTTAAAATTGATTTCTCATGTACAGACCCGTATTTACTTTAACTTCAGATTTATGCTTGAGCGCTGCATGTCACTCTTTCTAAACTTTACTTTAAGGAAGCAATGAATCATATGATGTACAAACTGTGACCACaagcaaagtggaaaactcAGCTCAAAACTCACTGTTCCTCCAGCAGCCTTTCAAACTTCTGCTTGGCGAGCTCCATCAAACCATCCACCTCATCTTTAGTGCGCTTGAAGTTCTCAATGCTGAAGGCATACACCGTCACCTCTGGGA
This sequence is a window from Oreochromis aureus strain Israel breed Guangdong linkage group 11, ZZ_aureus, whole genome shotgun sequence. Protein-coding genes within it:
- the dhdds gene encoding dehydrodolichyl diphosphate synthase complex subunit DHDDS; translation: MSWIKEGELSLLEKISANILKAGPMPKHVAFIMDGNRRFARKKNMERQEGHMQGFNKLAETLRWCKHLNIPEVTVYAFSIENFKRTKDEVDGLMELAKQKFERLLEEHENLEKHGVCVRVLGDLNMLPLDLQQLIAKAVFTTRNHNKCFVNVCFAYTSRYEITNAVREMAWGVEQGLIKGSDVSEALLSECLYSNNSPNPDLLIRTSGEVRLSDFLLWQTSHSCLVFQSVLWPEYSFWNLCEAILQYQLNHKSIQKARDLHREHQALQQLEADRACVVELLQHHGNGKPVESQRRQEALLHYTACREERVRDFLEALKHKRDSFFSDLCSESLLA